From Deinococcus multiflagellatus, the proteins below share one genomic window:
- the pstC gene encoding phosphate ABC transporter permease subunit PstC — protein sequence MSEPTQTRSPRPAALSSASDRLFQGLILLLASVIVLVFVLSLYQLGRESWPALSRFGLGFFTERTWNPVEGTFGAVAMITGTLVTSLVALAISVPLAVASALFVAEYAPKWLANPVGYLIELLAAVPSVVYGLWALFVIAPMLGQWQLTFFNPQTHPERVELYTKCAALWAENKTTLQCFFVPNAGGGRGLALAIIILTVMILPYTASVARDVIRLVPQDQREAMYALGATKWEVISRAILPYARAGILGGVILALGRALGETLAVAMVIGDSQDILKSFFGNASTMASVIANQFGDAQETLHRSSVVTLGLTLFVLSVAVNFVARLIIARLTPKGIQ from the coding sequence ATGAGCGAACCCACCCAGACCCGTTCCCCACGCCCCGCTGCCCTGAGCAGCGCGTCGGACCGCCTGTTCCAGGGCCTGATTCTGCTGCTGGCCAGCGTGATCGTGCTGGTGTTTGTCCTCAGCCTCTACCAGCTGGGGCGCGAATCGTGGCCGGCCCTGTCGCGCTTTGGCCTGGGCTTCTTTACCGAACGCACCTGGAACCCGGTGGAAGGAACCTTCGGCGCCGTGGCCATGATCACCGGCACCCTGGTGACCAGCCTCGTGGCCCTGGCGATCAGCGTGCCGCTGGCGGTGGCCTCGGCGCTGTTTGTGGCCGAGTACGCGCCGAAATGGCTGGCCAACCCGGTGGGGTACCTGATCGAGCTGCTGGCCGCCGTGCCCAGCGTGGTGTACGGCCTGTGGGCCCTGTTCGTGATTGCGCCGATGCTGGGCCAGTGGCAGCTGACCTTCTTCAACCCCCAGACCCACCCCGAGCGCGTGGAGCTGTACACCAAGTGCGCCGCGCTGTGGGCCGAGAACAAGACCACGCTGCAGTGCTTTTTCGTGCCCAATGCGGGCGGCGGGCGCGGGCTGGCGCTGGCCATCATCATCCTGACCGTCATGATTCTGCCCTACACCGCCTCGGTGGCGCGCGACGTGATCCGGCTGGTGCCCCAGGACCAGCGCGAAGCCATGTACGCGCTGGGGGCCACCAAGTGGGAAGTGATCTCCCGGGCCATTCTGCCCTACGCCCGCGCGGGCATTCTGGGCGGCGTGATTCTGGCGCTGGGGCGCGCGCTGGGTGAAACCCTGGCCGTGGCGATGGTGATTGGCGACAGCCAGGACATCCTCAAGAGTTTCTTTGGCAACGCCAGTACCATGGCCTCGGTGATTGCCAACCAGTTCGGGGACGCGCAGGAAACCCTCCACCGCTCCAGCGTGGTGACCCTGGGCCTGACCCTGTTTGTGCTCAGCGTGGCCGTGAACTTCGTCGCCCGCCTGATCATCGCGCGCCTGACGCCCAAGGGGATTCAATGA